In Candidatus Defluviibacterium haderslevense, the following are encoded in one genomic region:
- a CDS encoding acetyl-CoA carboxylase carboxyltransferase subunit alpha → MIFMEFEKPLEVLFDQLEQVKKIALEGNIDMSDQISELELRIKTKRKEIYSNLTGWQRVQLSRHPERPYTLNYTSLICKKFIELHGDRNFKDDKAIVGGLAQIDNLSCVIIGHQKGNSTKQRQFRNFGMPNPEGYRKALRLMKLAERFGLPVITFIDTPGAFPGIEAEERGQAEAIARNLFEMAQLKVPIICYIIGEGASGGALGIGVGDRVFMLENTWYSVISPESCSSILWRSWEFKETAAEALKLTADHMESFGLIDGILKEPVGGAHADHEAMAKTLKKHIKATLEELIPMDPDARVTLRIEKYSKMGKFHETAQ, encoded by the coding sequence ATGATATTTATGGAATTTGAAAAACCACTGGAAGTGTTGTTTGACCAGCTGGAACAAGTCAAAAAGATAGCTTTGGAAGGAAATATCGATATGTCAGATCAAATATCCGAACTCGAATTGCGAATAAAAACAAAGCGAAAGGAAATATATTCCAATCTTACAGGCTGGCAACGGGTACAATTATCCAGACATCCGGAGCGTCCTTATACCCTAAACTACACCAGCCTCATTTGTAAAAAATTTATAGAGCTCCATGGTGATCGGAACTTCAAGGATGATAAAGCTATTGTTGGCGGCCTGGCACAAATCGACAATCTTTCATGCGTAATCATTGGCCACCAAAAAGGTAATTCAACCAAACAACGGCAATTTAGAAATTTCGGAATGCCCAACCCTGAGGGATATCGCAAGGCGTTGCGACTTATGAAGCTGGCTGAACGCTTTGGATTGCCCGTCATTACTTTTATTGATACTCCAGGGGCGTTTCCAGGGATAGAAGCTGAAGAACGTGGACAGGCAGAAGCTATCGCTCGAAATCTTTTTGAAATGGCGCAGTTGAAAGTACCTATTATCTGTTATATCATTGGAGAAGGTGCTTCCGGTGGAGCATTGGGAATTGGTGTCGGAGATCGGGTTTTTATGCTCGAAAATACCTGGTATTCAGTCATTTCCCCTGAATCTTGTTCCTCGATTTTATGGAGAAGTTGGGAATTTAAAGAAACCGCAGCAGAAGCCCTTAAATTAACAGCAGATCATATGGAATCCTTTGGACTTATTGATGGGATTCTCAAAGAACCAGTCGGCGGAGCACACGCAGATCACGAGGCAATGGCCAAAACACTCAAAAAACACATCAAAGCTACCTTAGAGGAATTAATACCAATGGATCCAGATGCCAGAGTCACACTAAGGATCGAAAAATATTCTAAAATGGGTAAATTCCATGAAACAGCTCAATAA
- a CDS encoding GIY-YIG nuclease family protein — MLTRRPFLFMGYFVYILKNATDAELYKGFSENPYERLIYHNLGKSTFTSSKKSWEFIFLKEFPNKSEALKFERRIKKWNRRSLYKLIESSENSLQKE; from the coding sequence GTGTTAACAAGAAGGCCTTTTTTGTTTATGGGATATTTTGTATACATTTTGAAGAATGCTACTGATGCTGAGCTTTACAAAGGGTTCAGTGAGAATCCCTATGAACGATTAATTTATCATAACCTGGGAAAATCAACATTTACCTCCTCTAAAAAGTCATGGGAATTTATATTTCTAAAGGAATTTCCAAATAAATCAGAGGCATTAAAATTTGAGAGAAGAATAAAGAAATGGAATCGTAGGAGTTTATATAAACTCATTGAATCTTCTGAAAATTCATTACAAAAAGAATAA
- a CDS encoding GIY-YIG nuclease family protein: protein MLTRRPFLFMGYFVYILKNATDAELYKGFSENPYERLIYHNLGKSTFTSSKKSWEFIFLKEFPNKSEALKFERRIKKWNRRSLYKLIESSENSLQKE from the coding sequence GTGTTAACAAGAAGGCCTTTTTTGTTTATGGGATATTTTGTATACATTTTGAAGAATGCTACTGATGCTGAGCTTTACAAAGGGTTCAGTGAGAATCCCTATGAACGATTAATTTATCATAACCTGGGAAAATCAACATTTACCTCCTCTAAAAAGTCATGGGAATTTATATTTCTAAAGGAATTTCCAAATAAATCAGAAGCATTAAAATTTGAGAGAAGAATAAAGAAATGGAATCGTAGGAGTTTATATAAACTCATTGAATCTTCTGAAAATTCATTACAAAAAGAATAA
- a CDS encoding CotH kinase family protein, with translation MKKVNSFLQICFALLYSINTADAQSLSIFSNTYIPEVRITIPKDSFDVLLSELYSDYYFKAAVNFNYPNGGDRMESVGLRLRGNSSRKSAKKSFKISFNEFIKGAEYQGVKKLNFNAQVNDPSLIREKLFYDCWKQFGLPERRTSFVKLFVNNEYYGLYTCLEEIDKNWLQKNFNDNNGNLYKCTYPADLVSKGTDPNIYKTIMSSATTGGRAYELQTNKTADNYSDLAQLIALINKSSDNLFVKEINAALNVKHFLKAYALEVMCGHWDDYGYNKNNYFLYHDSTTLKFNFVSYDADNTFGIDWVGVDWAVRDHRKWYNTKSNEKRPLISKLLAVAEFNQLYVKYLDTLANQILLPSRIFPYIDSLHLFITPAAELDLYRTYDYQYTIKNFHDALNIAIDGHTPYGIKPFIEKRRQTYFLHVGIQSVANEINIESYPNPCHDFIYLKCDQLIKSYILYNGQGQEMKSAIGHSNEVKIVLDGLQDGIYFIKTINHLNQIQVIKMIKK, from the coding sequence ATGAAAAAAGTAAATTCATTCCTCCAAATATGTTTTGCATTATTGTATAGTATTAACACAGCAGACGCCCAATCTTTATCTATTTTTTCAAATACCTACATTCCTGAAGTGAGGATCACTATTCCTAAAGACTCTTTTGATGTTTTATTAAGTGAACTTTATTCAGATTATTATTTTAAGGCCGCAGTGAACTTTAATTATCCCAATGGCGGGGATAGAATGGAATCGGTGGGACTTCGGTTGAGGGGAAATTCTTCCCGAAAATCTGCGAAGAAATCATTCAAAATTTCATTCAATGAATTTATCAAGGGAGCAGAATACCAGGGTGTTAAAAAATTGAATTTTAACGCACAGGTCAATGATCCCAGTTTGATTCGTGAAAAATTATTTTATGATTGTTGGAAACAATTTGGATTGCCGGAGCGAAGAACTTCATTCGTTAAATTGTTTGTCAATAATGAATATTATGGTTTATATACTTGCCTTGAAGAAATTGATAAGAATTGGTTACAGAAAAACTTTAATGATAATAATGGCAATTTGTATAAATGTACCTATCCGGCAGATTTAGTAAGTAAAGGTACAGATCCGAATATTTATAAAACCATCATGAGTTCGGCAACAACAGGAGGCAGAGCTTATGAATTACAAACGAATAAGACGGCTGATAATTACTCGGATTTGGCTCAATTGATAGCATTAATTAATAAAAGTTCAGACAACCTATTTGTCAAAGAAATAAATGCTGCATTGAATGTAAAGCATTTTTTAAAAGCCTATGCATTAGAAGTCATGTGTGGTCATTGGGATGATTATGGATACAATAAGAATAATTATTTTCTTTATCATGATAGTACTACCTTGAAATTTAATTTTGTAAGTTATGATGCAGATAATACATTTGGAATTGATTGGGTCGGTGTGGATTGGGCGGTAAGAGATCATCGGAAATGGTATAATACGAAGTCTAATGAGAAACGACCACTTATTTCTAAATTATTAGCAGTTGCAGAGTTTAATCAACTATATGTAAAGTATTTGGATACATTAGCCAATCAAATATTATTGCCGAGTCGAATCTTTCCTTATATTGATTCCTTACACCTTTTCATTACTCCGGCTGCTGAGTTGGATTTGTATAGGACCTATGATTATCAATACACGATTAAAAATTTTCATGATGCATTGAACATTGCCATAGACGGTCATACACCTTATGGTATTAAACCATTTATTGAAAAAAGAAGACAAACCTATTTTTTGCATGTTGGCATTCAATCGGTTGCTAATGAAATTAATATCGAATCTTATCCCAATCCCTGTCATGATTTCATTTATTTAAAGTGTGATCAACTAATCAAATCTTATATTTTGTATAATGGCCAAGGGCAAGAAATGAAAAGTGCAATAGGTCATTCCAATGAGGTAAAAATTGTGTTGGATGGCTTGCAGGATGGAATTTATTTTATTAAAACAATAAATCATTTGAATCAAATTCAAGTTATTAAAATGATTAAAAAATAA
- a CDS encoding TCR/Tet family MFS transporter, protein MQKSFVFIFITVLIDVIGLGIIIPILPDLIMNLTNTDLATASKYSGWMAACYAVMLFVCAPIMGALSDQYGRRPILLISLFFFGLDYVLQGFAPSLSWLFVGRIIAGITGASFSTASAFISDLSTPDKKAQNFGIIGAAFGLGFIIGPMLGGILGNYGLRVPFFGSAILAGVNLIFGYFILPESLKKENRRVFDWRRANPIGTLRVLTKYSVLKSFLLILVLVYIAHYSLQSTWSFYTMYKFKWDHKMVGYSLAFVGLMMAIVQGGLTRIIIPRLGQNKSIYLGLILASTGYLAYAFAPNGWSMYVIMIPFSISGISGPSIQGLIANQVPANGQGELQGGMTALMCLTSIIGPLIMTKLFNSCTEVNAFVFFPGAPFFMAFLLTGIALFLTVRLLSKPIE, encoded by the coding sequence GTGCAAAAATCATTTGTTTTTATTTTTATTACGGTATTAATTGACGTCATAGGATTGGGTATTATTATACCCATTCTTCCTGATTTAATCATGAATTTGACGAATACTGATTTAGCCACTGCTTCAAAGTATTCAGGCTGGATGGCAGCTTGTTATGCCGTTATGCTGTTCGTTTGTGCGCCAATAATGGGTGCTTTGAGTGACCAATATGGACGAAGACCTATATTGTTGATTTCACTTTTCTTCTTTGGTCTTGATTATGTCTTACAAGGTTTTGCACCTTCTTTGTCCTGGCTGTTTGTGGGTAGAATTATAGCAGGGATAACCGGCGCTTCCTTTTCTACTGCCAGTGCATTCATTTCAGACCTAAGTACACCGGACAAGAAAGCTCAGAATTTTGGGATAATAGGTGCTGCTTTTGGTTTAGGATTTATCATAGGTCCTATGTTAGGAGGTATATTAGGTAATTATGGGCTGCGCGTTCCGTTTTTCGGATCAGCCATACTTGCAGGAGTTAATTTGATTTTTGGATACTTTATCTTGCCCGAATCCTTAAAAAAAGAAAACAGAAGGGTATTCGATTGGCGTAGAGCTAATCCTATTGGAACCTTACGGGTATTGACCAAATACTCAGTTCTTAAAAGTTTTCTGTTAATATTGGTATTGGTCTATATTGCACATTATTCTTTACAAAGTACGTGGTCCTTTTATACCATGTATAAATTTAAATGGGATCATAAAATGGTGGGCTATTCATTGGCTTTTGTGGGATTAATGATGGCCATCGTACAAGGTGGGTTGACCCGAATTATTATCCCAAGATTGGGACAAAATAAATCTATTTATTTGGGTCTAATCTTAGCTTCAACAGGTTATTTGGCATATGCCTTTGCGCCCAATGGGTGGTCTATGTACGTGATTATGATTCCCTTTTCAATAAGTGGAATCAGTGGTCCATCTATACAAGGTTTAATTGCTAATCAAGTACCTGCTAATGGTCAGGGTGAATTACAGGGTGGCATGACTGCCTTAATGTGTTTAACTTCTATCATTGGTCCGTTAATTATGACTAAACTATTCAATTCCTGTACTGAAGTAAACGCATTTGTATTTTTTCCAGGTGCACCATTTTTTATGGCGTTCTTACTTACTGGAATCGCGCTTTTTTTAACTGTTAGATTGTTATCAAAACCTATAGAGTAA
- a CDS encoding T9SS type A sorting domain-containing protein → MKLKSSLLCFVFSGFSILVFSQPNLELYPIGCHNYTVAALGVSEPTEAELVLMENSNRRSDSFDILNYAIHLDVSDYSGKSIKGFTNVEFKTKLDQLKWIVLDLKELTVDSIYFRGSKINYSYSDNIIVAYFGVSLDQNIVASIDVYYHGNPTRDPVWGGFYFADNYTYNLGIGLSSTPPNFGKVWFPCFDNFVERTMYDYYITSKLPARAYCVGTFIKETQIDSFKVERHYNMLDQIPTYLSNIAVADYSVTKTNHQGLTKNIPIELISKSGDQAKMVTQFDKLPKAIDAFEFWFGPYRFERVGFAATTVGAMEHPTNVAYPISTVLQGDLGQNENLYAHEFGHHWWGDLTTLDDARDMWIKEGTAEYSMHLFHEYVYGRDKFLQVVKSNLSDILAKAHISDSSYLALSPMPYSKTYGTHTYRKGAAMIHNIRGYLGDSLYRKTCHMVFDSLTGKSMNAYEFRDFLTRRSGIDMTNYFEDYIFNPGYCTFYIDTFEIATSNGQHFVSLNIKQKKHHANHLYTEVPVEISMYDKDFNRILYKQKLSGSTTNVTLLIPDQYKPEVILLNEDQRLNLASLQSNSFVTKTGSIDFSYASMTPAVSEISDTLWVNMVHHLVGPSEGILANNITKLSTNHFWQVSAISQGSYKMTGRVEYNGADKNSLDNDVVFVSEDSVLLVYRKDWTETWHEYPFYTKIVLGKTDRKGFLRIDQLLPGEYAIANGYHVPNAVHDDLQVKINVYPNPAVHSVTVSGLQESEINEIVLYDINGKCVQDHRISAGCSEESIEVCDLRQGFYELVVYDQKGQKQGSTFLEIAH, encoded by the coding sequence ATGAAATTGAAATCTAGTTTACTGTGTTTTGTTTTTTCAGGATTTTCTATCTTGGTTTTTAGTCAACCCAATCTGGAATTATATCCTATCGGATGCCATAATTATACAGTTGCAGCATTGGGAGTGTCTGAGCCAACAGAAGCTGAATTAGTGTTAATGGAAAATTCAAATCGTCGAAGTGACAGTTTTGATATTTTAAATTATGCCATTCATCTTGATGTTAGTGATTACAGTGGAAAATCAATTAAAGGATTTACTAATGTTGAGTTTAAAACCAAATTAGATCAGTTAAAATGGATCGTTTTGGATTTAAAAGAGTTGACCGTGGATTCCATATATTTTCGAGGTTCTAAAATAAATTATTCATATTCAGATAATATCATTGTTGCCTATTTCGGCGTATCACTAGATCAAAATATCGTAGCATCTATTGATGTTTATTATCATGGAAATCCTACAAGAGATCCGGTATGGGGAGGTTTTTATTTTGCAGACAACTACACTTATAATTTGGGTATTGGTCTGTCTTCTACACCTCCTAATTTTGGTAAAGTGTGGTTTCCTTGTTTTGATAATTTCGTAGAACGAACCATGTATGACTATTACATTACTTCGAAATTACCTGCCAGAGCCTATTGTGTTGGAACCTTTATTAAAGAAACACAAATCGATTCTTTTAAAGTGGAACGACATTATAATATGTTGGATCAAATACCGACCTATCTTTCCAATATTGCAGTAGCAGATTATAGTGTTACTAAAACAAATCATCAAGGATTGACTAAAAATATTCCTATAGAACTTATATCTAAATCGGGAGATCAAGCCAAGATGGTAACTCAATTTGATAAATTACCAAAAGCTATTGATGCCTTTGAATTCTGGTTTGGCCCTTACCGATTTGAGCGGGTAGGATTTGCAGCCACAACGGTAGGCGCCATGGAACATCCGACTAATGTTGCCTATCCCATATCTACTGTTTTGCAAGGTGATCTAGGTCAGAATGAAAATCTATATGCGCATGAATTTGGACATCACTGGTGGGGTGATCTTACCACTTTAGATGATGCCAGAGATATGTGGATCAAAGAAGGAACTGCTGAGTATAGCATGCATTTATTTCATGAATATGTATATGGGCGAGATAAATTCCTTCAAGTAGTCAAATCTAATTTAAGTGATATTTTAGCTAAAGCCCACATTAGTGATAGTTCCTATTTAGCACTTTCTCCAATGCCCTATTCGAAAACTTATGGTACGCATACGTATAGAAAAGGTGCAGCCATGATACATAATATAAGAGGCTATCTTGGAGATTCATTATATCGCAAGACATGTCATATGGTATTTGACAGTTTGACTGGGAAGTCTATGAATGCTTATGAATTCAGAGATTTCTTAACCAGAAGAAGTGGCATTGATATGACGAACTATTTTGAAGATTACATATTTAATCCGGGGTATTGTACTTTTTATATTGATACTTTCGAAATAGCAACAAGTAATGGCCAGCATTTTGTAAGTTTAAACATAAAACAAAAAAAACATCATGCCAATCATTTATATACTGAGGTACCTGTAGAAATCAGTATGTATGACAAGGATTTTAATCGTATATTATATAAGCAAAAATTAAGTGGATCAACAACAAATGTAACACTATTAATTCCGGACCAATACAAACCAGAAGTCATTTTATTGAACGAAGATCAACGTTTGAATTTGGCAAGTTTACAAAGCAATTCCTTTGTTACTAAAACAGGTAGTATTGACTTTTCATATGCAAGCATGACTCCTGCTGTTTCTGAAATTTCAGATACCCTTTGGGTGAATATGGTTCATCATTTGGTCGGACCTTCGGAGGGTATACTAGCAAACAATATCACTAAATTATCAACGAATCATTTTTGGCAAGTAAGTGCTATTTCGCAAGGTTCTTATAAAATGACAGGCAGGGTAGAGTATAATGGTGCTGACAAGAATAGTCTGGATAACGATGTAGTCTTTGTTTCTGAAGATAGTGTTTTGCTGGTGTATAGAAAAGATTGGACCGAGACGTGGCATGAATACCCATTCTATACCAAAATAGTATTGGGTAAAACCGATCGAAAGGGATTTTTAAGAATAGATCAATTATTACCTGGTGAATATGCTATCGCCAATGGCTATCACGTTCCAAATGCAGTTCATGATGACCTACAAGTAAAAATCAATGTTTATCCTAATCCTGCTGTTCATTCAGTGACCGTCAGCGGTCTTCAGGAAAGCGAAATCAATGAAATTGTATTATACGATATCAATGGAAAATGTGTTCAGGATCACAGGATTTCTGCAGGATGCAGCGAAGAGTCCATTGAAGTATGTGATCTCCGTCAGGGATTTTATGAACTTGTGGTATACGATCAGAAAGGTCAAAAACAGGGCTCAACGTTTCTTGAAATTGCCCATTAA
- a CDS encoding PKD domain-containing protein — translation MKQKFIHFILTALLPLMAFSQPNLVDFKMYGTVYNTNKEPVAEWPVTIQGDNKAIWTLKTDKNGFYKQLVSVPEKPSTVFEITVIDPCSRAPIVQKMESKAGSDFRDFIICAINSGNPCRVYFKFSQIKGSQAVEFFAQPEIKGATYKWDFGDGEVGEGFQTTHKYAKEGNYVVVLHVESPTCVGDYKAEVKVETVVTNPPKPPKVNVEAHCCGTIQIQSAPSTTNTSSNTFKFTARGDYKIGEVTWDFGDGEKGSGIEVVHTYAKPGKYLVTATIAGEFCKVEIKNWLHVSDVVTPNPCPIDFNFKFSGLEAFFASNFTAKPDKFEWSFGDGTTSSDLNPSHKYAKEGEYKVILRAVFNGVECSIEKIIKVTTGVNPSVCPFDFQFKSSGLEAQFQSTFKEKPEKFIWYFGDGGSSSDANPGHQYPKAGEYRVVLVAVFNGKECRIEKIIKISNGINPNPVSIEIVEVEPNPVIDDAIVVIKSDQKVQVTLVVADVNGVSMKKQLVDLEAGLNKVQVITKDLRPGTYLVYLYYNGAIIAKEKFQRL, via the coding sequence ATGAAACAAAAGTTTATTCATTTTATCCTTACTGCACTTCTGCCTTTAATGGCTTTTAGCCAACCCAATTTGGTTGACTTTAAAATGTATGGTACGGTATACAATACCAATAAAGAACCTGTTGCTGAATGGCCAGTAACAATCCAAGGCGATAATAAAGCAATTTGGACTTTAAAAACAGATAAAAACGGATTCTACAAACAATTAGTGTCTGTACCTGAAAAACCATCTACTGTATTTGAAATAACTGTGATTGATCCTTGTTCAAGAGCACCTATCGTTCAAAAAATGGAATCTAAAGCTGGTTCAGACTTTAGGGATTTTATTATCTGTGCAATTAACTCCGGAAATCCTTGTCGAGTTTATTTTAAATTTAGTCAAATAAAAGGATCCCAAGCTGTAGAATTTTTCGCACAACCGGAAATTAAAGGCGCGACCTACAAATGGGATTTCGGTGATGGCGAAGTAGGGGAAGGTTTTCAAACAACTCATAAATATGCAAAAGAAGGAAATTATGTTGTTGTGCTTCATGTAGAATCTCCAACATGCGTTGGTGATTATAAAGCAGAAGTTAAAGTAGAGACTGTAGTGACCAATCCACCTAAACCACCTAAAGTAAATGTAGAAGCTCACTGTTGTGGAACAATACAGATTCAATCTGCACCTAGTACTACAAATACATCATCCAATACATTCAAGTTTACAGCTCGTGGTGACTACAAAATAGGTGAAGTAACTTGGGATTTTGGCGATGGAGAAAAAGGCAGCGGAATAGAGGTGGTTCACACCTATGCTAAACCAGGAAAATATTTAGTGACTGCAACAATAGCAGGTGAATTCTGTAAAGTGGAAATTAAAAATTGGTTGCATGTGTCTGATGTCGTAACACCGAACCCATGTCCTATAGATTTTAATTTTAAATTTTCTGGATTAGAAGCCTTTTTTGCTTCCAACTTTACAGCCAAACCAGACAAATTTGAATGGTCATTTGGAGATGGAACGACATCATCAGATTTAAATCCTAGTCACAAATATGCCAAAGAAGGTGAGTATAAAGTTATCTTAAGGGCAGTATTTAATGGTGTGGAATGTAGTATTGAAAAAATTATTAAGGTTACCACAGGTGTGAATCCTTCAGTTTGTCCTTTTGATTTTCAATTTAAATCCTCTGGTTTAGAAGCACAGTTCCAATCTACGTTTAAAGAGAAACCTGAAAAATTTATTTGGTATTTTGGAGATGGGGGTTCATCATCAGACGCAAATCCGGGACATCAATATCCTAAAGCAGGAGAATACCGTGTCGTTTTAGTTGCTGTATTTAATGGAAAAGAATGTAGAATTGAGAAAATCATTAAAATCTCCAATGGCATCAATCCTAATCCCGTAAGTATCGAAATAGTAGAAGTAGAGCCAAATCCAGTAATAGATGATGCCATAGTAGTTATTAAAAGTGATCAAAAAGTTCAAGTAACACTTGTAGTAGCTGATGTCAATGGAGTGAGTATGAAAAAACAACTCGTTGACTTAGAAGCCGGATTAAATAAAGTACAGGTAATAACTAAAGACCTCAGACCAGGTACTTATTTAGTTTATCTATATTATAATGGTGCAATTATAGCCAAAGAAAAGTTTCAACGATTATAA
- a CDS encoding ABC transporter ATP-binding protein produces MAEKPKISKEGLLKAYRILRFIKPYKWSFLLGMLCLVVSSSMFMIFPGAAGEMANAAIGKGTWNISVEKFGLIFLVILIIQGVLSFFRTIFFARVSEKGVADVRTALYQKLITQDISYFEQHRVGELTSRLTADVEQLQSAFSITLAEFIRQIVVLVIGIIIIAWMAPKLSLIMVLTFPVIVICSMYFGRYIRTLSKARQDRLAETNIIVEESFQSFHTVKAFTNERFELHRFSKAIDEMVVISMNYAKMRGLFFIFIITVLFGGLFFILWRGALLVQAGEMQAGDLFSFIIYTGIIGGAIAGIGNLYSTLAGSIGATERIQDILDRGQEIDMDPYSDQQIAEIPRIDIEGSIEYREVRFSYPSRMDVEVLHNISFTVTKGQRIALVGSSGAGKSTIIQLLMRFYDCNGGAIYIDGKNCNDYNITAYRKNIAIVPQEILLFGGTIRENILYGKPDASEAEILQAADQSNSLDFIESFPDGFQTIVGERGIKLSGGQKQRIAIARAILRNPAILILDEATSSLDAESEKLVQDALDKLMKNRTSIIIAHRLSTIREADCIYVLRDGTIAESGTHELLLDKPNGIYKNLVNLQLSQSES; encoded by the coding sequence ATGGCAGAAAAACCGAAAATCAGTAAAGAGGGCTTATTAAAGGCATACCGTATACTTAGATTTATAAAACCCTATAAATGGTCTTTTTTGTTGGGGATGTTGTGTTTGGTTGTTTCCAGTTCTATGTTTATGATTTTTCCCGGAGCAGCTGGAGAAATGGCTAATGCAGCTATTGGTAAGGGTACCTGGAATATTTCAGTTGAAAAATTTGGTCTGATTTTTTTAGTGATTCTTATTATTCAAGGAGTTCTATCTTTTTTTAGAACCATATTTTTTGCAAGAGTAAGTGAAAAAGGCGTTGCGGATGTCAGAACAGCTTTATACCAGAAATTAATAACACAGGATATAAGTTATTTTGAACAACACAGGGTAGGGGAATTGACCAGTCGATTGACAGCGGATGTAGAACAATTGCAATCCGCATTTTCGATAACTCTGGCAGAGTTTATCAGGCAAATTGTTGTGCTAGTCATAGGCATTATTATTATTGCATGGATGGCTCCTAAATTATCACTGATTATGGTGCTTACATTTCCGGTGATCGTTATTTGTTCCATGTATTTCGGAAGGTATATTCGAACTTTATCAAAAGCTCGTCAGGATCGATTGGCAGAAACCAATATCATTGTGGAGGAAAGTTTTCAATCTTTTCATACCGTGAAAGCCTTTACTAATGAGCGATTTGAACTCCATCGATTTTCTAAAGCGATTGATGAAATGGTTGTTATTTCCATGAATTATGCAAAGATGCGTGGTCTGTTTTTTATTTTCATAATTACAGTATTATTCGGTGGACTGTTTTTTATTCTTTGGCGTGGTGCCCTTTTAGTTCAAGCCGGAGAAATGCAAGCCGGAGATTTATTTTCGTTCATTATTTATACCGGAATTATTGGTGGCGCAATAGCAGGAATTGGTAATTTATATTCGACTTTAGCAGGATCAATAGGTGCGACGGAGCGTATTCAGGATATTTTGGATAGAGGCCAGGAGATTGATATGGATCCTTATTCGGATCAACAAATAGCTGAGATTCCTAGAATAGATATTGAAGGTAGTATTGAATATAGGGAAGTTCGTTTTTCTTATCCTTCACGAATGGATGTTGAAGTATTGCATAACATAAGTTTTACGGTTACCAAGGGTCAACGAATTGCCTTGGTCGGATCCAGTGGAGCTGGAAAATCAACCATTATACAATTGCTCATGAGGTTCTATGATTGTAACGGCGGAGCTATATATATTGATGGAAAAAACTGCAATGATTATAATATTACTGCTTACCGAAAAAACATTGCTATAGTTCCTCAAGAAATACTTTTATTTGGTGGGACCATACGTGAAAATATTTTATACGGTAAGCCTGATGCAAGCGAAGCGGAAATCCTCCAAGCAGCGGACCAATCTAATTCATTAGATTTTATTGAATCATTTCCTGATGGCTTTCAAACGATAGTTGGTGAACGAGGCATAAAATTAAGTGGTGGACAAAAGCAACGAATTGCGATAGCACGAGCTATTTTGCGTAATCCCGCTATTCTTATTTTGGATGAAGCTACTTCCTCATTGGATGCAGAATCTGAAAAGTTAGTCCAGGATGCTTTGGATAAATTAATGAAAAACAGAACATCAATTATTATTGCACATCGATTGTCCACCATTAGAGAAGCTGATTGCATTTATGTTCTTAGAGATGGAACCATCGCAGAATCCGGAACTCACGAACTCTTATTAGATAAGCCTAATGGAATATACAAGAATTTGGTTAACTTACAATTAAGTCAATCTGAGTCTTAG